The segment TGGAGGAAGCATTCCATCTGTCAGTAATTGAATTAATCCCGCTTTAATTTGCGGTAGTGCAAACGCAATGAGCGACGTTGCACTAATGGTGTAGAGCAGAGCAATACCGTACTTTTCGTCCGGTAATACCGCAACATCGGTGTAGAACGTAGACAAAATACCATTATGTTGGAGAGTCTTTCTGCCATTTTCCGTTGTGACAAACCATCCCATTGCATAAGGACTTTTAATTTGCGGTGGTGGCGTATGCATGAGAGCCATACTGTCTAAAGTTAGAAATTGCTTGTCTTCAAACCGTCCCTCATTCGTGTGCAAAATCAGATACTTCGCCATATCCTCTGCTGTAGAAATAACGCCAGCATTGCCGCCCAGATAGCCCGATAGTTCTTGAGCCGCAAACGGGATTGCGAACGCCATTAGATGTCCCGTTGCCATACGATCACCGCGCTGAAGTGCTTCAGCCATTGTTGTGGCATGAAATGTCTGGGACATCTGAAGCGGGATGAAAATGTGCGATCGCAAATACTCTCCAAAAGATTGACCGCTGACCACTTCCACAACTCGTGCCAAGACATCATAGTTAGGATTGAAATAGTGAAATTGGGTTCCAGGAACCGCAACAGGACGAGCTTTTTGCAAACTCTGTATTCGCTCTGCATGTGTAGTGGGTTGGGGTAGAAATGCTTCTGAAAAGCTCAGGTCAGATAACCCACTGGTGTGATTCAGTAAGTGACGAATCGTGATTAGATCAGCCGTTTTAGTATCAGCCAGAGTGAAGTTTGGCAGGTGTTGTTTCACAGGGGCATCCAAATCAATTTTCCCAGTTTCTACTAATTGCAGCACAGCGATCGCTGTAAAGGATTTGCTCAGTGAGGCGATCGGAAATTGGGTTTGTGGCGTGACAGGTTGCTGAGCGATCGCTTTACCATAGCCTTTGACATACATCACCTGATTTTCGTGGGTAATTGCTAAAGCTAGACCAGGAATGTGTTGAGTGGTCATCTGGTGAGTAATGAAGCGATCGATTTTCATCTCAAGGCTTGGCTGAACCGCGTTTGCTCTGAGTTGGAACACCAGCACAATCAACGTCCCTAGCAGAAGTAATCTGTAGCGCAACCTCATTCTGTCTTTCATCATCGCTAGTCAACTTACGCGATCGCGTCTCTTTTTCCAGAATAGATCGTTTAGATCGCCTCACTTGAAAATAGGTCAAGTGGTTAACTGTTCCAGCGTGAAGTAGTACGAGGCATCCCCCGTTTTGAATAGCCTATACCAGGCTTCTAAGAC is part of the Leptolyngbya boryana PCC 6306 genome and harbors:
- a CDS encoding serine hydrolase domain-containing protein yields the protein MMKDRMRLRYRLLLLGTLIVLVFQLRANAVQPSLEMKIDRFITHQMTTQHIPGLALAITHENQVMYVKGYGKAIAQQPVTPQTQFPIASLSKSFTAIAVLQLVETGKIDLDAPVKQHLPNFTLADTKTADLITIRHLLNHTSGLSDLSFSEAFLPQPTTHAERIQSLQKARPVAVPGTQFHYFNPNYDVLARVVEVVSGQSFGEYLRSHIFIPLQMSQTFHATTMAEALQRGDRMATGHLMAFAIPFAAQELSGYLGGNAGVISTAEDMAKYLILHTNEGRFEDKQFLTLDSMALMHTPPPQIKSPYAMGWFVTTENGRKTLQHNGILSTFYTDVAVLPDEKYGIALLYTISATSLIAFALPQIKAGLIQLLTDGMLPPDSFNINLWGISLAILTTIGVALAIRSLLYFPQWKRKTRATSRWQILLDIAWMFFPLVVILAMPWLVGMMSDRIFNYQQLFRAMPDVMLWLGLCAGLGSINGTIRLIACANDRQSKESGR